The following nucleotide sequence is from Bactrocera oleae isolate idBacOlea1 chromosome 2, idBacOlea1, whole genome shotgun sequence.
ATTTTAGCTCCTAAATGGACATTTAATGCAAGTAAATGCTAGTTTTAATTACGCATACGCAAgtaatatattgggtatatcaTATACAAATGTGAAGGAACAAAGATGGAAATTCTAGTATGAAATACCAAAAGTTGAATTATTTGAGAAATCGAGGAAGGTGTATGCAACGACCAAACAGCCCCCATTTTGCTCTTTATCGTGCGTTCATAACGATCTGCAACGTAAACCTCCAGCGCAAATGGCGTGTCTTGGCTCCATGTGTGTCAAGTCCATGTGCCTGTTGTATTTAGTGTTCAGCTAGCTCGTGTTTGTTCGCatttgctttttgtttcattttcggTTCAGTTCGTCTGTGCTCTTTGTGAGACCAAAGTGTTTTCTCAATAATAACCGACATGGTTCGACTGCAATTCGTTTTTTATGGGTCACATTTAAGAACataattcattaatatttaataaaagttaaaattttttattttaatagttcgCAAGTGCAAGCaaaagtttgaattttaaaattttcaggttttCAGGTATAATGCAAGAATGttgtttttcacatattttttagaGATTCTTTTGCATGtttgaaataatttgtttttggttttcaaaTTTAACTACTACAAAATGAAGGGTATATGTTCTATATATATcttaaatgaaatatgtattGAATATGCCAACTTATCACTCTTTgggtaataaaaaaacaacatattTACTGCATCAGATATCAAATTTGTAGAATAAAAGCACGATTCGAATAATATTtgttagttttaaatttaattttttttaagagctgaaatatataatatgacaaacaatagaaaattaatttcaaaatactaTTGTATATCACAAGGGTGTATATTGAATTGTATTCATTTGTACCGAAGCAACGTTATAACGTAGTGCCCTTATAAAACTTGATTTATCGGTCAGTATGTATGagagctatatgatatagtggtcctatctcaacaatttattcggagattgtagtgttGATTTCGACAAAAATCCTtgctaaatttcatgaagatatattgttaaaaaaaaataggttTTCTCTACAAGACATGAGAAGCTTCTTGAGGAGAGAAGAATGTGTGtaagatttcagatcgatatctcaaaaattgagggactaatCTGcgaatatacagacaaacggacggacatggcttaatcgactcataACGacccatgctgatcatttatgaaCTTATTTTATAGAATACATATTCTTAATAATGCCTATAGtggcaaaaattttattagaataCTTGTGATAAATAGTACGCatacattcaaatattttcaagcgCAATGAAATTACTATTTTACTAGAATACtgatttacaacaaaaaaatattggcatttttatttcttcatagTATATTATTAGTAAGATAGTGTgaagaatatatttcttaagtcTACAATTGCTATACAAAAAGTAGAATAAAAAGCGAGACATCAAAACaactttgaattttgtttttcttcttttcgTTCTTCATCAtgaaacacatatacaaatatgtatggatCACAAAAAAGCCTACATAATTTGGCAagtaaaaaaagcaaatttacaCCATGAAGTTTCGTGCTTTGATGCAGGATCCTGAATACATGCGAGAATTTCTCTATATTATACAAACATTATCAAAATTGGCGAAAGCATGTGTAATGAAAATATCGATGGACAAAGTCTATTTTGTAGCCAATGAGGAATCCGGCAGTACTGCGCCATTAGTGTGGGTGGAAATTGATCCCAAGCAATATTTCGCTGAGTACACGATGCAAGGTGTCGACAGTGAAAATGATCCACATATTGTGCTAAATATACCGACAATGAATTTGGGTACTGCACTATCCTTACTGCGTAACAATCCTTCCTACTGTAAATTGAAGCTTACAAATTTACAGTTTCCTTGCTTAACAGTTGACATTGATGCGGCAACTAAAGGTTCAGATAAGTCGCGTCGCGCTATGCATCACGTACCTGTGGATGTGATACCACGCTGTGATTGGCCACATTTCGCTGTGCCTACTATTCCAGAATGTAAGCTAGTATTAAATGTGCCATCCAACCGTTTAATACGTggtttaattgataaaataaaaaatctctcGCCAACAATAATCTTTTACGCCACATCTGCCGGTGAGATGAATTTGGTTGCCGAAACGGATatggcaacaataacaacacgtTATCAAAATCTTGAATTACGCACCATAAATCCAGGTGATAGCGACAAGAGCAGAGAGCAAATAGAGGCATCTTGTTCGGTGGACTGTAAGAAAACTGCATTATTTTTCTCGGCACTGCAAATACCATCAACAGAACTGTCATGTGGCATAGCTGACGATCGACTCATACATTTAGAAGTAAATGTACGCGATGGCGTTACCATTCACTCCAAATTGCCAGCTGTTTGTATATAAACATCAACCGACCAAGTTTATcagaaatataacaataaattcacaattttttccAACATTACActaatcaataatttttaatgtattggaAGCCAATCGATTTTTCGAAACAAATCCAGTGAAAGTAGttcttccatttttttttgataactatttttttttatttttatttttttttttttttattacatttacaaCATTTTAAAGGCATATccgaaaatgttaaatattatgTCCCGTAAAATAAGAATTATGAGTTTTTTCAAACATCTGTTGTGTTtagaaatatttgataaatgtaGTGTAATGTAATGTATTATGGCAAATCAAATCCATAAATGTTTAAAACTTCTTTTAGAATCCCAAAATATGTAATACTTACAACAGTGAAATCGCGagaaaaacttttattagcttttcaAGCATTCGTTACATAAAAATTCTCTATCATGGTGTTTGGGGAGTTTGCAGCTACGTCGAGATATTTAATGAGAACTTCACAACAGAGTCGGTGACATGTACTCAACCTTATTTAGCCACTGTCGTTGCCTTTATTATTTAAGTCGTCCTAATTTAAGCCCACGCAGTCGGTACCTTACTTGAAGATTAATCTTAATTACACTCCTATTTGAATGGGATGGTTGCCATTTCCAGTGCAGTTCAGTCCATGCTTGAGTAATAATATCAACTTTTAGTTCGGTTATCTAAGGACACATTCATTTTCACTCAAAACAAATTTATGCCGAGTATTGCACTCGTATCTTAGTCGGACCTATGTATATGTTTGCATCGtcataataataaaagataataaaaaccAAGTCAATACCAACAATGCACAGCAAAACTTGATTATGAGTTTTTCAACGATATCTCCATGAAAGCAACAATTCAACTCCTACCTACTAATGTATGAAAgagtgcatacatacaagtacagtGAGCACTTAAACTCAAACACTcaaagttataaataatttataaaaaaaactttcaaatataaaataaaaaaaaacaaaaacaaaggaaaATCACTAAAACATCGTAAGTTTTTgctaaaatctataaaaaaaaatatatatatatatatgatactatttattaaatattaaccaGAAATCCTATCAAAAGTTAGATCAATGTGATGAAAATTAAAACACGAAATTATTAACACAAATTTCTCTGAAGGAATGTGACGCATCCTTAACTTCGCTACCTAATCGCTTCTGacattgattttttatttgcaccgttgtcttggacaataatccttAACAAatttctcgtcaaataaaaaagtttcgcatacaagcacttgttttcgattgttcagtttgtatggctgctatgcTATATTGGTCTAATATCGACGGTAACGAcgaatgagcagcttattggggagaaaaggacgtgagccagaatctcaaaaactaagggacttgttcgcgtatgtatgtacatacagaagAACAGACGCATGtggctaatttttttttggaaattgaaccatatatatgtgttatatACAGATATTCAGTTATATAATCATgactattataatttaaaaaaatgcatataagttagaattttgttgcaaaatctTTATTTACTTATACAGCAGTACATCTTTTCGGCAAAGACTCCACTAGAGCTTTACAGACTTTATTCAGTATTCATTACCCTGCCTCTTTTAGTTTTTCTCATAGGAAGCATTACATATTATAAACTAGTGATAACGGTCCATTATTTCGCAAATCCAAAACAGCGGATTAACTCCGTACCATGAAAAACATCCCCATATCATGATATTACCGCCTCCGtgcttgaaagttttttgcattttcttcatCGGCGCAACTGATAAGCGCTGAGACAACAGCAATCCGATTGTTCCGCTGTCTTTTGGTTAACATTGGGACTTTCCAGGACAACCTTCCCGGAacattattttctaaaactCTCTTTGAATAGCTACAGAGGATTTGAAAGGATCATCTTTTGATTAAATCTCTATATAATAGTCATCCTGAGACGTCGTTGTTTCAAAGcaataaacacaaatttttgggactttttataaattttgaaattattattatgggTATAACCGTTATGTTGCAAGTGCTTTTCTTAATACTTAATTGTAGCAAAAGGtaaagttttaacaaatatACTAAAGATTATATACATAGTTACGATACAATTGTTTACAAAATAATGCttataattgatatttttatta
It contains:
- the Hus1-like gene encoding checkpoint protein HUS1 encodes the protein MKFRALMQDPEYMREFLYIIQTLSKLAKACVMKISMDKVYFVANEESGSTAPLVWVEIDPKQYFAEYTMQGVDSENDPHIVLNIPTMNLGTALSLLRNNPSYCKLKLTNLQFPCLTVDIDAATKGSDKSRRAMHHVPVDVIPRCDWPHFAVPTIPECKLVLNVPSNRLIRGLIDKIKNLSPTIIFYATSAGEMNLVAETDMATITTRYQNLELRTINPGDSDKSREQIEASCSVDCKKTALFFSALQIPSTELSCGIADDRLIHLEVNVRDGVTIHSKLPAVCI